The Flammeovirga agarivorans genome has a window encoding:
- a CDS encoding cysteine desulfurase family protein: MIYLDNAASTPIKKEVLEVIIDTYEHQIGNASSTHIYGKKLKNALNNSIQKVEALFNARDYKTVFTSGATESINLAIKGIFQSYFEKGNHIITSKTEHKAVLDTCEFLEDIGAEVTYLTPDQNGIIDPKDIETSISDETILVTIMYANNETGVIQPINEISDICKRNDVIFMTDATQAVGKLAIDLNYSNIDLLTFSGHKIHGPQGVGGLLIKEGINLISQIHGGQQQNSLRSGTYNISNIIGLGKACELAFIDLEENIEKLQHFQQYFEKEITKLKSVEVNANKVDRLPNISNINFKGIDSNMLLRKFENEIAFSSGSACTAEIIEPSHVLRAMNFSDDDAFSSLRFSFSILNTIEEIKKATKQISSFILSLKESHQS; encoded by the coding sequence ATGATTTATTTAGACAACGCCGCATCTACACCTATTAAAAAAGAAGTATTAGAAGTTATTATCGATACTTATGAGCATCAAATTGGCAATGCTTCAAGTACTCATATTTATGGGAAAAAACTTAAGAATGCATTAAATAATTCTATTCAAAAAGTTGAAGCTTTATTTAATGCAAGAGATTATAAAACAGTTTTTACTTCTGGTGCTACAGAATCAATAAACCTTGCTATAAAAGGAATTTTCCAATCCTATTTTGAAAAAGGAAATCATATTATTACTTCTAAAACTGAACATAAAGCTGTGTTAGATACCTGTGAATTTTTAGAAGATATAGGAGCTGAAGTAACATATTTAACCCCAGATCAAAATGGTATTATTGATCCAAAAGATATTGAGACATCAATATCTGATGAAACTATTCTTGTCACTATCATGTATGCTAATAATGAGACTGGGGTTATACAACCTATAAACGAAATCAGTGATATTTGTAAAAGGAATGACGTTATTTTTATGACTGATGCAACACAAGCTGTTGGAAAATTAGCAATTGATCTAAATTACAGTAATATCGACTTACTAACATTTTCTGGTCATAAAATTCATGGCCCTCAAGGAGTTGGTGGTTTATTGATCAAGGAAGGAATTAACCTTATTTCTCAAATACATGGAGGACAACAACAAAATAGTCTTAGATCAGGTACATATAATATTTCAAATATCATTGGCCTAGGAAAAGCATGTGAATTAGCTTTTATTGATTTGGAAGAAAACATTGAAAAACTTCAACACTTTCAACAGTATTTTGAAAAGGAAATAACTAAACTAAAAAGTGTTGAAGTAAATGCTAATAAGGTTGATAGATTACCTAATATTTCAAACATCAATTTTAAAGGTATAGATAGTAATATGCTTTTAAGGAAATTTGAAAATGAAATAGCATTTAGCTCAGGGTCAGCATGTACAGCTGAAATTATTGAACCCTCTCATGTATTAAGAGCTATGAATTTTTCTGACGATGATGCTTTTTCAAGTCTAAGATTTTCATTTTCAATATTAAATACGATTGAAGAAATAAAAAAAGCTACCAAACAGATTAGTAGCTTTATCTTATCATTAAAAGAAAGTCATCAATCATAA
- a CDS encoding phosphoadenosine phosphosulfate reductase domain-containing protein: MSNVRHLLGISGGKDSAALAIYLNKLYPKLDMQYYTCDTGRELQETYKLIDQLQIELNKDILQLDSVDLSNQNLESAFDYFLAQYGGLLPAQNMRWCTKKMKLDPFENWIGDVPTISYVGIRGDEDREGYISTKPNIQSIFPFRKNIWSEDVIKRVLDAKNEEQILEYYPKYLEGTKLEKAVKTFKKKLNFAFSKKQKVEALLNIDIKAFNKVVFDYLKTTELPVGQLDEFPLVENNEILVRNDIFQLIEESAVDLPGYYKPLDYVVDGEKGKYFRSRSGCFFCFYQQKIEWVWLLENHPKLFEKAKSYEKEGYSWIEGETLDDLAKPERVEAIKREHLKRKKRAYEKLYKSTDWQDAVLGEDNKRSTTSNASWLDELSDAEGDGCASCFI; this comes from the coding sequence ATGAGTAATGTAAGACATTTATTGGGGATATCAGGCGGAAAGGATAGTGCTGCTTTGGCAATATACCTGAATAAGCTTTACCCAAAATTAGACATGCAATATTATACTTGTGATACCGGTAGGGAATTACAAGAAACATATAAATTGATAGATCAATTACAAATTGAATTGAATAAGGATATTCTTCAATTAGATTCTGTTGACCTCTCAAATCAAAACCTTGAAAGTGCTTTTGATTATTTCTTAGCCCAATATGGTGGTTTGCTACCCGCTCAAAATATGAGATGGTGTACAAAAAAAATGAAGCTTGATCCATTTGAAAATTGGATTGGTGATGTACCAACTATCTCTTATGTTGGTATCAGGGGTGATGAAGATCGTGAAGGGTATATTTCTACAAAACCGAATATTCAATCTATTTTTCCTTTTAGAAAAAATATTTGGAGTGAAGATGTTATCAAAAGAGTACTTGATGCTAAAAATGAAGAGCAAATTTTAGAGTACTACCCAAAGTATCTTGAAGGGACTAAATTGGAGAAAGCGGTAAAGACTTTTAAAAAGAAATTGAATTTCGCTTTTTCAAAGAAACAAAAGGTCGAAGCTCTTTTAAATATTGATATCAAAGCATTTAATAAAGTAGTTTTTGATTATCTAAAGACTACAGAGCTTCCTGTTGGACAATTGGATGAATTTCCTTTAGTTGAGAATAATGAAATTCTTGTAAGAAATGACATATTCCAATTAATAGAGGAAAGTGCGGTTGATTTGCCTGGTTATTATAAACCTCTAGATTATGTAGTTGATGGTGAAAAAGGAAAATACTTCAGAAGTAGATCAGGATGTTTCTTTTGTTTCTATCAACAAAAAATTGAGTGGGTATGGTTATTAGAAAATCACCCCAAGCTTTTTGAAAAGGCAAAATCTTACGAAAAAGAAGGGTACTCTTGGATTGAAGGAGAAACACTTGATGATCTAGCAAAACCTGAAAGGGTAGAGGCGATTAAAAGAGAACACCTTAAACGTAAAAAAAGAGCTTATGAAAAGCTCTATAAAAGTACAGATTGGCAAGATGCTGTACTTGGTGAAGATAACAAGCGTAGCACAACATCTAACGCTAGTTGGTTAGATGAGCTTTCTGATGCAGAAGGCGATGGTTGTGCTAGTTGTTTTATATAA
- a CDS encoding DUF4007 family protein — protein MRYKFSGHDTFSCRALWLKKGVDYALLEKAFSSDESIIDLGVGKNMVTSISFWLKAFGLMTEDNKVTTIGEKVFSDDGFDPYIEDIGTLWLLQYLIVKKEYASIYHILFVDYRKEKKEFTVDSLKEYLNLRLEKDNFNLNLKSLEKDIRVCFKNYLVEKTKKTNIEEEYSNVLLDLELIYKIPRTENGISFYQLNITDGKRIPKLLFLYCLLDFVGEERSINMENIERLIGGAFAITKAGIFQIINELCELYPGHLVYTEDGGLKQLQIKEDLDKDSILEEYYNGK, from the coding sequence ATGAGATATAAATTTAGTGGTCATGATACTTTTAGTTGTAGAGCTCTATGGCTTAAGAAAGGAGTTGACTATGCGTTATTGGAAAAAGCCTTTAGTTCAGACGAATCTATTATTGATTTAGGTGTAGGAAAAAATATGGTTACATCTATTAGTTTTTGGTTGAAGGCTTTTGGATTAATGACAGAAGATAATAAAGTAACTACTATTGGTGAGAAGGTGTTTTCTGATGATGGTTTTGATCCTTATATTGAAGATATTGGTACATTATGGTTATTACAATACTTAATCGTTAAGAAAGAATATGCATCTATTTATCATATCTTATTTGTTGATTATAGAAAAGAGAAAAAAGAGTTTACTGTAGACTCTTTGAAAGAATATCTTAATTTAAGACTAGAGAAAGATAACTTCAATCTTAATTTGAAATCTCTAGAAAAGGATATTCGAGTTTGTTTTAAAAACTATTTGGTCGAAAAGACCAAAAAAACAAATATTGAGGAAGAGTATTCTAATGTTTTATTGGATTTAGAGTTAATTTATAAAATACCAAGAACTGAAAATGGAATTTCATTTTATCAGTTAAACATTACTGATGGAAAAAGGATTCCTAAACTATTATTTCTTTACTGCTTATTAGATTTTGTAGGTGAAGAACGTTCTATTAATATGGAAAATATTGAAAGATTAATAGGAGGGGCATTTGCTATTACTAAAGCCGGTATCTTTCAAATAATAAATGAATTATGTGAATTATACCCTGGACACCTTGTTTATACTGAAGATGGTGGTTTAAAACAATTACAAATTAAAGAAGACCTAGATAAAGATTCTATCCTTGAGGAGTATTATAATGGAAAATAA